The genomic region TAGGCTAGGTTGTTAGCTGCCTTATTGAATTCACCAACCACTGCAGGCCCAGAACTTCCCCATAGAGGGTGCTGAGCTACAGCAATCTGGTGTGGAAAGGGAATTGGGACGGTGGAGTTAAGGGAAGCTTTATTTAGATATAGTTGGGGGGAAAGGAAGCTGGTcgcggggtgggaggtggggtggaggtggtgggttGGAGGCTAACTCAGAATAAAAGAGCTGAAGTGCTCCCCCACTGACTCCAACAGGACAAGACGCCCCAAAGTTGATGTTTTGACTCTCCTATCTTGACTCCAAGGCTTGGACTGGTCCCGAAGTCTGCGATCACTGCAGAAGTGGGATTCAGGCGGCGCACAAGCACGCGCGCTAGACCCCAGCTTCTATCGAGGAAACTAAGGGCTTCCGGCCGTGGTTGTGGCCAACTTAAGCGGGTTTCCggcggaggcgggggggggggggggggggcggtgctgGGAGAAGGGCAAGGGAGCTTGGAGAAGCGTCCTGAGTTGCCATGGAAACGAGGCCCAGCAACGGTCTTAGCAGCCGAAGGGAGTCGTGTGAAACTCACCCGCAGGGATTACTGGTGTTCACTGGCTCTTCGGATCGCGATGCCAACTTGGCCAAGCAGTTCTGGATCCGGGCGTCAATGTATCCCCCTAACGAATCTCAGTTGGTGCTGTCCAGAGGTAGCAGTCAGCGTCTGCCGGTGGCGCG from Eubalaena glacialis isolate mEubGla1 chromosome 10, mEubGla1.1.hap2.+ XY, whole genome shotgun sequence harbors:
- the HOATZ gene encoding cilia- and flagella-associated protein HOATZ; the encoded protein is METRPSNGLSSRRESCETHPQGLLVFTGSSDRDANLAKQFWIRASMYPPNESQLVLSRGSSQRLPVARPSRSNALEKSYFQPFFLEKSKRRDVTAETLKIQESEEKKMYLQKAKKRDEIIQLLRKQREERISV